One genomic region from Halococcus qingdaonensis encodes:
- a CDS encoding sulfatase family protein, whose product MTDSESDTAGVRRRHAMKALGGLGTAGLLSGCGSNTDLLPGGDEEHPNLVFIHSDDHRYDFMSFMNAPGTPEFLETPNMDRMAAQGAHLRNASVGTPLCAPSRASVLTGQYAHEHGIVDNQHSKTDHVRFFHRYLQDAGYETAYIGKWHTYQLDSAKPRPGFDRWVSFEGQGRYFDPILNVDGNRVERKGYITDILTEYARDWLDSRDGEKPFFLFLSHKAAHAWFRPAPRHRSRYANAPIAYPKTMANTKQAYAGKPDWVRRQRNGVRGVNYLFGGRFGFDELYRRYSETLLALDDSIGTVMDGLDESGMADSTLLLYTSDNGYTLGEHGLVGKQTAYESSVRVPLLAYAPGMIDPGTTVNAQISNVDFAPTFLDAAGQSIPGHVSGRSFLPALVGDELSGRPGPFYESYWGGVPKHPTMFGVRRGRYKYIWYYGPVQNELYDLHADPLEQRNLIHGNDHRDRRDAMHDRLFDWIESDGGTPIPLQRDRRNSNDRKRPPNEPKTIPDDFGSQGNG is encoded by the coding sequence ATGACCGACTCGGAGAGCGATACCGCCGGGGTCCGTCGTCGACACGCGATGAAGGCGCTCGGCGGGCTCGGGACGGCGGGGCTGCTCAGCGGCTGTGGCTCGAACACCGATCTACTCCCGGGCGGCGACGAGGAGCACCCCAATCTCGTGTTCATCCACAGTGACGACCACCGGTACGACTTCATGAGCTTCATGAACGCGCCAGGAACGCCAGAGTTCCTGGAGACACCGAACATGGATCGTATGGCTGCGCAGGGTGCGCATCTGCGGAACGCATCGGTCGGGACGCCGCTGTGTGCGCCCTCGCGCGCGTCCGTCCTCACCGGCCAGTACGCCCACGAGCACGGCATCGTCGACAATCAGCATTCGAAGACCGATCACGTTCGCTTCTTCCACCGATATCTCCAAGACGCGGGCTACGAGACGGCCTACATCGGCAAGTGGCACACCTACCAGCTCGACAGCGCGAAGCCACGCCCCGGGTTCGACCGCTGGGTCAGCTTCGAGGGACAAGGCCGGTATTTCGATCCGATACTGAACGTCGACGGCAACCGCGTCGAGCGCAAGGGGTATATCACCGATATTCTGACCGAGTATGCCCGCGACTGGCTCGACAGCCGTGACGGCGAGAAGCCGTTCTTCCTGTTTCTCTCGCACAAGGCTGCCCACGCGTGGTTTCGGCCCGCACCGCGCCACCGAAGTCGGTACGCGAACGCACCCATCGCGTATCCGAAGACGATGGCCAACACGAAGCAGGCCTACGCCGGCAAGCCCGACTGGGTGCGCCGACAGCGAAACGGCGTCCGTGGCGTGAACTACCTCTTCGGCGGGCGGTTCGGCTTCGACGAACTCTACCGCCGGTACAGCGAGACGCTGCTGGCGCTCGACGACAGCATCGGCACGGTGATGGACGGACTCGACGAATCGGGGATGGCCGACTCGACGCTGCTGCTGTACACGAGCGACAACGGGTACACGCTCGGCGAGCATGGACTGGTCGGCAAACAGACCGCCTACGAGAGTTCGGTCCGCGTGCCGTTGCTCGCGTACGCACCGGGGATGATCGATCCCGGAACGACGGTGAACGCGCAGATATCGAACGTCGATTTCGCACCGACGTTCCTCGACGCGGCCGGGCAGTCGATCCCCGGGCACGTGAGCGGCCGGTCGTTCCTGCCGGCGCTCGTCGGCGACGAACTCTCGGGGCGTCCGGGGCCGTTCTACGAGTCGTACTGGGGCGGCGTTCCGAAGCATCCGACCATGTTCGGGGTGCGCCGCGGCCGGTACAAGTATATCTGGTACTACGGCCCCGTGCAGAACGAACTGTACGATCTCCACGCCGATCCGCTGGAACAGCGAAACCTCATCCACGGGAACGACCACCGCGACCGCCGCGATGCGATGCACGACCGACTGTTCGACTGGATCGAATCCGACGGCGGCACGCCGATCCCGCTCCAGCGCGACCGCCGCAACAGCAACGACCGCAAACGGCCGCCGAACGAACCGAAGACGATCCCCGACGACTTCGGTTCGCAAGGGAACGGCTGA
- a CDS encoding group I intron-associated PD-(D/E)XK endonuclease, which produces MDSHRKGDLTEALVIAELKRREIPVSIPFGDNERYDIVAETPAGSLLKVQIKTGWMADGTVNFHGKSQHTNASGNVYQTYDGDVDFFLVYCHELERMYWIREDAFETQMSLRVEEPKQVKPSINWAGEYEFDANWPPG; this is translated from the coding sequence ATGGACTCCCATCGAAAGGGCGATCTCACGGAAGCGCTCGTTATCGCCGAACTGAAAAGACGCGAGATCCCGGTTTCGATCCCATTCGGAGACAACGAGCGGTACGATATCGTCGCCGAGACACCGGCCGGCAGTTTGCTGAAGGTACAGATCAAAACTGGCTGGATGGCCGATGGAACGGTGAATTTTCACGGAAAGTCACAACACACGAATGCAAGCGGAAACGTCTACCAGACGTACGACGGTGACGTCGATTTCTTTCTCGTCTATTGCCACGAGTTGGAGCGGATGTACTGGATTCGAGAGGATGCGTTCGAGACACAGATGTCGCTGCGTGTCGAGGAGCCAAAACAGGTGAAACCGAGCATCAACTGGGCCGGAGAGTACGAGTTCGACGCCAACTGGCCGCCGGGATAG
- a CDS encoding pro-sigmaK processing inhibitor BofA family protein: MVTGLELAALAVALVLLFGAARILRAVRPLVVNAVVGLLVFLAASWLGIGVEVNWLTLAVVAIGGLPGAVLVVLLSVFGLAFTPDLVAPLV; this comes from the coding sequence ATGGTCACGGGACTCGAACTCGCGGCTCTCGCAGTCGCGCTCGTCCTGCTGTTCGGGGCTGCGCGCATCTTGCGGGCGGTCAGGCCGCTCGTCGTCAACGCGGTCGTCGGCCTGCTCGTCTTCCTCGCCGCCAGCTGGTTGGGCATCGGCGTCGAGGTCAACTGGCTCACGCTCGCGGTCGTCGCCATCGGCGGGCTGCCGGGCGCGGTGCTCGTCGTCCTGCTGTCGGTGTTCGGGCTCGCGTTCACGCCCGACCTCGTCGCCCCGCTCGTCTAG
- a CDS encoding DEAD/DEAH box helicase, with amino-acid sequence MSQQVAVGTLFVHGVGDDYLVAVSNDGERSLSARLTLGTTDAGPRPAKFARRHESGEEPLAPDRFVELARRADRIRISQQTGRAQRERIERMLDGYQLDAKTVRTCRYCASAGRYSPVTSETAIEADGEQICPDCARRELDAELAHHDVSSTAADRLQELLLDVQNLERVKNLLSGQLDPDLTKFDEMSATTEAVDPVPVESLGLHPGMQSLLDDRFETLLPVQSLAVQNGALDGDDQLVVSATATGKTLIGEMAGLDRLLDGEGKMLFLVPLVALANQKYEDFRDEYGHLADVTIRVGASRVRDDGERFDPDADIVVGTYEGIDHALRVGQDLGDIGTVVIDEVHTLEDDDRGHRLDGLIARLKGYCENRNGNAGGNGKNAGTQWLYLSATVGNPGWLARKLRANLVEFEERPVPIERHVTFADGQEKARVANKLVRREFDRKSPQGYRGQTIIFTNSRRRCHQLARKLEYDAAAYHAGLDYSRRKSVERQFANQDLAAVVTTAALAAGVDFPASQVIFDSLAMGIEWLTVQEFHQMLGRAGRPDYHDRGVVYVLVEPDGSYHSSMPGSEDETAFRLLKGEMEPVAMRYDETSAVEEVLANVTVAGAGAKALTERMVGDVPMKHAVGKLLDYEFIDGLSPTPLGRVVTRHFLEPEAAFTMLDGIRRGKDPYDTVAEIELRDEES; translated from the coding sequence GTGTCACAGCAGGTCGCAGTCGGGACGCTGTTCGTCCACGGCGTCGGCGACGACTATCTCGTTGCCGTCTCGAACGACGGCGAGCGCTCGCTATCGGCACGTCTCACGCTCGGGACGACCGACGCCGGACCGCGACCCGCGAAGTTCGCCCGGCGACACGAGTCGGGCGAGGAGCCGCTGGCTCCCGATCGATTCGTCGAACTCGCACGGCGTGCCGATCGCATCCGAATCTCCCAACAGACGGGGCGAGCGCAGCGCGAGCGGATCGAGCGGATGCTCGACGGCTACCAGCTCGACGCCAAGACGGTGCGGACCTGTCGGTACTGCGCGAGCGCCGGGCGCTACTCGCCGGTCACGAGCGAGACGGCGATCGAAGCCGACGGCGAGCAGATCTGTCCGGACTGCGCGCGCCGCGAACTCGACGCCGAACTCGCCCATCACGACGTCTCCAGCACCGCCGCCGACCGGCTCCAGGAACTGCTGCTCGACGTCCAGAATCTCGAACGCGTGAAAAATCTGCTCTCGGGCCAGCTCGACCCCGACCTCACGAAGTTCGACGAGATGAGCGCTACGACCGAGGCCGTGGATCCCGTTCCCGTCGAATCGCTCGGCCTCCATCCCGGCATGCAGAGCCTGCTCGACGATCGCTTCGAGACCCTTCTGCCCGTCCAGAGCCTCGCAGTGCAAAACGGCGCGCTCGACGGTGACGATCAGCTCGTGGTGAGCGCCACCGCCACCGGCAAGACGTTGATCGGCGAGATGGCTGGTCTCGATCGCCTACTCGACGGCGAGGGGAAGATGCTCTTTCTCGTCCCGCTGGTGGCGCTCGCGAACCAGAAATACGAGGACTTCAGGGACGAGTACGGTCATCTCGCGGACGTCACGATCCGGGTCGGTGCGAGCCGCGTCCGGGACGACGGCGAGCGGTTCGACCCCGACGCCGACATCGTGGTCGGCACCTACGAGGGGATCGACCACGCGCTCCGGGTGGGTCAGGATCTCGGCGACATCGGCACCGTCGTCATCGACGAGGTTCACACGCTGGAGGACGACGACCGCGGCCACCGCCTCGACGGTCTCATCGCCCGGTTGAAGGGCTACTGTGAGAACCGCAACGGGAATGCCGGCGGGAACGGAAAGAACGCGGGCACACAGTGGCTCTATCTCTCGGCGACGGTCGGCAATCCCGGTTGGCTGGCCCGAAAGCTCCGGGCGAACCTCGTCGAGTTCGAGGAGCGGCCCGTGCCGATCGAGCGCCACGTCACCTTCGCCGATGGCCAAGAGAAAGCGCGCGTGGCAAACAAACTGGTCCGGCGGGAGTTCGACCGGAAATCCCCGCAGGGCTATCGCGGCCAGACGATCATTTTCACCAACTCGCGACGGCGCTGTCACCAACTCGCGCGGAAGTTGGAGTACGATGCCGCGGCCTACCACGCCGGGCTGGATTACTCGCGGCGCAAATCCGTCGAGCGCCAGTTCGCGAACCAGGACCTCGCCGCAGTGGTGACGACCGCCGCGCTCGCGGCCGGTGTCGACTTCCCGGCCTCGCAGGTGATCTTCGACTCGCTGGCGATGGGCATCGAGTGGCTCACTGTCCAGGAGTTCCACCAGATGCTCGGCCGTGCGGGACGGCCTGACTACCACGATCGCGGCGTCGTCTACGTCCTCGTCGAGCCCGACGGCAGCTACCATTCGAGCATGCCCGGCTCGGAGGACGAGACGGCGTTCCGACTGCTCAAGGGCGAGATGGAGCCCGTGGCGATGCGCTACGACGAAACCAGCGCCGTCGAGGAGGTGTTGGCGAACGTCACCGTGGCGGGCGCGGGTGCGAAGGCGCTGACCGAGCGGATGGTCGGCGACGTGCCGATGAAACACGCGGTCGGCAAACTCCTCGACTACGAGTTCATCGACGGGCTCTCGCCCACCCCGCTGGGCCGAGTAGTGACGCGACACTTCCTCGAACCCGAGGCGGCGTTCACGATGCTCGACGGGATTCGCAGGGGGAAGGACCCCTACGACACAGTGGCCGAGATCGAACTGCGTGACGAGGAGAGCTAG
- a CDS encoding cupin domain-containing protein, giving the protein MSRQTDALLRRADGIEYEPVDAADGLEKGVLIDEARGAPNFAIRRFTLAAGGRVPKHTNEVEHEQYVLSGEYTVGIGDEEHTVSAGDSLLIPAGVVHWYRNEGEQEGAFICAVPNGDDAIELEE; this is encoded by the coding sequence ATGAGCCGACAGACAGACGCACTGCTGCGTCGGGCCGACGGAATCGAGTACGAGCCGGTCGATGCGGCCGATGGCCTCGAAAAGGGTGTTCTCATCGACGAGGCGCGTGGCGCGCCGAACTTCGCCATCCGGCGATTCACGCTCGCGGCCGGGGGCCGAGTGCCCAAACACACCAACGAGGTCGAACACGAGCAGTACGTTCTCTCGGGCGAATACACGGTCGGCATCGGGGACGAGGAGCACACGGTGAGCGCCGGCGATTCGCTGTTGATCCCTGCCGGCGTCGTCCACTGGTACCGCAACGAGGGCGAGCAGGAGGGCGCGTTCATCTGTGCGGTGCCCAACGGTGACGACGCCATCGAGCTCGAAGAGTAG
- a CDS encoding CBS domain-containing protein → MPSFRVGSIAGIPIKLGLSFLLVLPLLAWLIASQVGQLVVLMNTTFGTGLPGAALSAGTMPYILGLAAALGLFAGVILHELGHSVVAMRFGYDIDSITLWFLGGIAQMAEMPEDWRQEFAVAVAGPVVSVALGIVSLGAFLVVPEDLSGMRFVIAYLALLNIALAAFNLLPGFPMDGGRVLRALLARNRTHARATQIAAEVGKGFAFLLALVGLFAGAILYVAIAFFIYISAAGEAQQAVTKAALQGVVVERVMTPAADIDAVTPETSVADLVDRMLTERHTGYPVLDDGELVGMVTLSDAQTVREVERDAYRVGEVMSRDLYTVPEDSDAMDALSTMQSNGVGRLPVLDLRGEFIGLVSRTDLMTALTILQSSGMESTTDTATQSPRSPDESF, encoded by the coding sequence ATGCCAAGCTTCCGGGTCGGTTCTATCGCGGGCATTCCCATCAAGCTCGGACTCTCCTTTCTGCTCGTGCTCCCGCTGCTCGCGTGGCTCATCGCCTCGCAGGTCGGCCAGCTCGTGGTGTTGATGAACACCACGTTCGGGACGGGGCTGCCGGGCGCGGCGCTGTCGGCGGGCACGATGCCCTATATCCTCGGCCTCGCCGCTGCTCTCGGCCTCTTTGCGGGCGTCATCCTCCACGAGCTCGGCCACTCGGTCGTGGCGATGCGCTTCGGCTACGACATCGATTCGATCACGCTCTGGTTTCTCGGCGGCATCGCCCAGATGGCCGAGATGCCCGAGGACTGGCGTCAGGAGTTCGCCGTCGCCGTCGCCGGGCCAGTGGTGAGCGTCGCCCTCGGGATCGTCTCCCTGGGTGCCTTCCTCGTCGTTCCCGAGGACCTGTCGGGTATGCGCTTCGTGATCGCCTATCTCGCGCTGTTGAACATCGCACTTGCAGCGTTCAACCTCCTCCCGGGCTTTCCGATGGACGGTGGGCGCGTGCTGCGCGCGCTGCTCGCACGCAATCGCACGCACGCCCGCGCCACGCAGATCGCCGCCGAGGTCGGCAAGGGGTTCGCCTTCCTGCTCGCGCTCGTCGGCCTGTTCGCCGGTGCCATCCTCTACGTCGCCATCGCCTTCTTCATCTACATCAGCGCCGCGGGCGAGGCCCAGCAGGCGGTGACGAAAGCCGCCCTCCAGGGTGTCGTCGTCGAGCGGGTCATGACCCCCGCGGCGGACATCGACGCCGTCACGCCCGAGACGAGCGTCGCCGATCTCGTCGATCGGATGCTCACCGAGCGCCACACGGGCTATCCCGTGCTCGACGACGGCGAACTCGTCGGGATGGTCACGCTCTCCGATGCACAGACCGTCCGCGAGGTCGAACGCGACGCCTACCGCGTCGGCGAGGTGATGAGCCGCGATCTCTACACCGTCCCCGAGGACAGCGACGCGATGGACGCGCTCTCGACGATGCAGTCGAACGGCGTCGGCCGACTCCCCGTGCTCGACCTCCGCGGCGAGTTCATCGGCCTCGTCTCCCGGACGGACCTGATGACGGCGCTGACGATCCTCCAGTCGAGTGGGATGGAATCGACGACTGACACCGCCACCCAGTCGCCGCGTTCGCCCGACGAATCGTTCTAG
- a CDS encoding competence/damage-inducible protein A: MDVALLTIGDELLSGDTANSNATWLADRLTDRGATVARVLVIPDDRSLIARKVAEYSDAFDAVIVTGGLGGTPDDRTMDAVADAFDRSLAVDERAREAVERRVAALRESYQDIAIDVDAEASVPEGSRALLNEPGLAPGCLIENVYVLPGIPEEMKAMYESVAEAFGGDVRSRMFYTETPEADLIPDLTATEERFDVSVGCYPDRSAGHNRLKLVGESDDELDAAAEWLRARVETIPEPDS; this comes from the coding sequence ATGGACGTCGCACTACTCACCATCGGCGACGAACTGCTCTCCGGCGATACCGCGAATTCGAACGCAACGTGGCTCGCCGACCGACTCACCGACCGTGGGGCGACCGTCGCGCGGGTACTCGTCATCCCCGACGACCGCTCACTCATCGCCCGCAAGGTCGCGGAGTATTCCGACGCGTTCGACGCGGTCATCGTCACTGGCGGGCTGGGCGGGACGCCCGACGATCGGACGATGGACGCCGTCGCGGACGCTTTCGATCGGTCGCTCGCGGTCGACGAGCGCGCACGCGAGGCGGTCGAACGGCGCGTCGCGGCTCTCCGCGAGAGCTACCAGGATATCGCGATCGACGTCGACGCCGAGGCGTCGGTCCCCGAGGGCAGTCGGGCGCTGTTGAACGAGCCCGGCCTCGCGCCCGGCTGTCTGATCGAGAACGTCTACGTCCTGCCCGGCATTCCCGAGGAGATGAAGGCGATGTACGAGAGCGTCGCGGAGGCGTTCGGAGGCGACGTGCGCTCGCGAATGTTCTACACCGAGACGCCCGAAGCCGACCTGATCCCCGACCTCACCGCCACCGAGGAGCGCTTCGACGTGAGTGTGGGCTGCTATCCCGACCGCTCAGCGGGCCACAACCGACTCAAACTCGTCGGCGAGAGCGACGACGAACTCGACGCGGCGGCCGAGTGGCTGCGTGCGCGCGTCGAGACGATACCGGAACCCGACAGCTAG
- a CDS encoding DUF5814 domain-containing protein, which produces MAITDKIYVKNHRRIGSQLETRIPRSAFSGATLDLLYTGENLAKLDDATQERVLDFAEDFLDCDCESNPYCGHPERKFVQYLLDLRAGGLGAEAIVDIMSDDYLVTAYPGDVLSFLDNSVRTLDAMEDLASVEKNREMERRVGERKRDLL; this is translated from the coding sequence GTGGCCATTACGGACAAGATATACGTCAAGAACCACCGCCGGATCGGCTCGCAGCTCGAAACGCGTATTCCACGAAGCGCGTTCAGCGGTGCGACCCTCGACCTGCTTTACACCGGTGAGAACCTCGCGAAGCTCGACGATGCCACCCAGGAGCGCGTGCTCGACTTCGCCGAGGACTTCCTCGACTGTGACTGCGAGTCGAACCCCTACTGTGGCCACCCCGAACGCAAGTTCGTCCAGTATCTGCTCGATCTCCGCGCGGGCGGGCTCGGCGCGGAGGCGATCGTCGACATCATGAGCGACGACTATCTCGTGACCGCCTATCCGGGCGACGTGCTCTCCTTTCTCGATAACTCGGTGCGCACGCTCGACGCGATGGAGGATCTCGCGAGCGTCGAGAAAAACCGGGAGATGGAGCGCCGAGTGGGCGAGCGAAAGCGCGATCTGCTCTAA
- a CDS encoding ribbon-helix-helix protein, CopG family — translation MGNKNKTISFRVNEDAFETLREIAEERDISLSAVFRNYVEMLVAHDGQVEVVPEHEVDDGDVETSSFPPKVEVPKSYVREHERLELEADHLRDQLDEHRRYVTQLSQRLDEEEDGEDVIQLEELDGEDEEEPYRLG, via the coding sequence ATGGGCAACAAGAACAAGACGATCTCCTTTCGCGTCAACGAGGACGCCTTCGAGACGCTGCGCGAGATCGCCGAGGAGCGCGATATCTCGCTGTCGGCGGTCTTTCGGAACTACGTCGAGATGCTGGTTGCCCACGACGGACAGGTCGAGGTCGTCCCCGAGCACGAAGTCGACGACGGCGACGTGGAGACGTCGAGCTTTCCGCCGAAGGTCGAGGTGCCCAAGAGCTACGTTCGCGAGCACGAGCGCCTCGAACTCGAAGCCGACCATCTCCGCGACCAGCTCGACGAACATCGCCGGTACGTCACCCAGTTGAGTCAGCGCCTCGACGAGGAAGAGGACGGCGAGGACGTGATCCAGCTCGAAGAGCTCGATGGCGAGGACGAGGAAGAGCCGTACCGACTCGGTTAG
- a CDS encoding RPA family protein, with translation MSGAPTREVAQRVFAREFSDGSDTFKESDEERAPVYLLLPTGARANRIFFVGTLTETEDVGSDSEYWQGRVVDPTGTFYVYAGQYQPEAASALREIEPPEYVAVAGKPRTYETDDGDTNVAVRPESITVVDAATRDRWVVETAERTIERIQAFEDETNEYARMAENRYDLPLENYRREAVSALESLEEDDEVAAESD, from the coding sequence ATGAGTGGCGCACCCACCCGCGAGGTCGCACAACGCGTCTTCGCCCGCGAGTTCAGCGACGGTAGCGACACGTTCAAGGAGAGCGACGAGGAGCGCGCGCCGGTCTACCTCCTCCTGCCGACGGGCGCGCGCGCCAATCGGATCTTCTTCGTCGGCACGCTGACCGAGACCGAGGACGTCGGCTCGGATTCGGAATACTGGCAGGGGCGCGTGGTCGACCCGACCGGGACCTTCTACGTCTACGCCGGCCAGTACCAGCCCGAAGCCGCGAGCGCGCTCCGGGAGATCGAGCCCCCGGAGTACGTCGCGGTGGCGGGCAAACCGCGGACCTACGAGACCGACGACGGTGACACGAACGTCGCCGTCCGGCCGGAGTCGATCACGGTCGTCGACGCCGCCACGCGCGATCGCTGGGTGGTCGAGACCGCCGAGCGCACGATCGAGCGGATCCAGGCCTTCGAGGACGAGACAAACGAGTACGCCCGGATGGCCGAAAATCGGTACGACCTGCCGCTGGAGAACTACCGCCGCGAGGCGGTGTCGGCGCTCGAAAGCCTCGAAGAAGACGACGAGGTCGCCGCCGAGAGCGACTGA
- a CDS encoding replication protein A, whose protein sequence is MKFTAWATSDLPELDEGGTYRLENLVTDEYEGRFSVKLNRTTSIDEVDEEIDVPESGGTSEEREITEIDTPEEWVDLTAKVSQLWEPRSESIAQVGLLGDPSGTIKFTKWATSDLPELDEGGVYRLENLVTDEYEGRFSVKLNRTTGIEELDEELEVGDDAIAVEGALVDIQRGSGLIKRCPEDDCTRVLQNGRCSEHGEVEGEFDLRVKAVIDDGNEVHETIFNQEATEELAGIDLDEAKEMAMDALDTTVVADEIRDDVLGSYYRVEGPTLGRYVLANEFEVLGGPADAEETLIKARSL, encoded by the coding sequence ATCAAGTTCACCGCGTGGGCGACGTCGGATCTCCCCGAACTCGACGAGGGCGGCACCTATCGGCTCGAAAACCTCGTGACCGACGAGTACGAGGGACGGTTCTCGGTCAAGCTCAACCGGACCACGAGCATCGACGAAGTCGACGAGGAGATCGACGTGCCGGAGTCGGGCGGGACGAGCGAGGAGCGCGAAATCACCGAGATAGACACGCCCGAGGAGTGGGTCGATCTGACGGCGAAAGTGAGCCAGCTCTGGGAACCACGGAGCGAGTCGATCGCCCAGGTCGGATTGCTGGGCGATCCCTCGGGAACGATCAAGTTCACCAAATGGGCGACCTCCGACCTCCCCGAACTCGACGAGGGAGGCGTCTACCGGCTCGAAAACCTCGTGACCGACGAGTACGAGGGGCGGTTTTCGGTCAAACTCAATCGCACGACGGGTATCGAGGAGCTCGACGAGGAGCTCGAAGTCGGTGACGACGCGATCGCCGTCGAGGGCGCACTCGTCGACATTCAGCGCGGGAGCGGGCTCATCAAGCGCTGTCCCGAGGACGACTGCACGCGCGTGCTCCAGAACGGGCGCTGTTCGGAGCACGGCGAGGTCGAGGGTGAGTTCGACCTCCGCGTGAAGGCGGTCATCGACGACGGCAACGAGGTCCACGAGACCATCTTTAATCAGGAGGCGACCGAGGAGCTCGCGGGGATCGACCTCGACGAGGCCAAGGAGATGGCGATGGACGCACTCGATACGACCGTCGTCGCCGACGAGATCCGTGACGACGTCCTGGGGAGCTACTACCGCGTCGAGGGGCCGACGCTCGGGCGGTACGTGCTCGCCAACGAGTTCGAGGTACTCGGCGGGCCGGCCGATGCCGAGGAAACGCTGATCAAAGCGAGGTCGCTATGA
- a CDS encoding DUF7091 family protein encodes MSDDGSIARFLHSAARAVGRRYAESKRAYSDGQTRADSDGPYDEHARIVCRRYAQKRTVVLDGYEPDCFEAGHPDCEGCLEDVREGTVETW; translated from the coding sequence ATGAGCGACGACGGTTCGATCGCGCGCTTTCTCCACTCGGCGGCGCGCGCCGTGGGCCGACGGTACGCCGAATCGAAGCGCGCCTACAGCGATGGCCAGACCCGCGCCGACAGCGATGGCCCGTACGACGAACACGCCCGCATCGTCTGCCGACGTTACGCGCAAAAACGCACCGTCGTCCTCGACGGCTACGAACCCGACTGCTTCGAAGCCGGCCATCCCGACTGTGAAGGCTGTCTCGAAGACGTCCGCGAAGGCACCGTCGAAACCTGGTAA
- a CDS encoding ATP-binding protein, translating to MRTILSWSGGKDAAYALDEMRRDEDVRVEGLLTTIGAETGRSSMHGVRRELYERQAAAVGLPIEFVELPADPTNEAYERAMAVAIENHANRGIERIAFADLLLDDIRAYREEQLSDTDLDGYWPLWGRDTAALAADFANRFEATVVSVDGDLFDRSFAGRAFDAEFLAGLPDDVDPCGENGEFHTFVRDGPIFDEPVDVTTGETVTRPVGDGEFHYCELLVPNEPEP from the coding sequence ATGCGGACGATCCTGTCGTGGAGCGGCGGCAAGGACGCCGCCTACGCACTCGACGAAATGCGACGGGACGAGGACGTCCGCGTCGAGGGACTGTTGACGACGATCGGGGCCGAGACCGGCAGGAGCAGCATGCATGGCGTGCGCCGCGAGCTCTACGAGCGCCAGGCCGCGGCAGTGGGGTTACCGATCGAGTTCGTCGAACTCCCGGCCGATCCGACGAACGAGGCCTACGAGCGGGCGATGGCCGTGGCTATCGAGAACCATGCGAACCGGGGTATCGAGCGCATCGCCTTCGCCGATCTCCTGCTTGACGACATCCGGGCCTACCGCGAGGAGCAGCTCTCGGACACCGATCTCGACGGCTACTGGCCGCTCTGGGGGCGAGACACGGCAGCGCTCGCGGCCGATTTCGCCAATCGATTCGAAGCGACGGTCGTCTCCGTCGATGGCGACCTGTTCGACCGCTCGTTTGCCGGTCGGGCGTTCGATGCGGAGTTCCTCGCGGGTCTCCCCGACGATGTCGATCCCTGTGGCGAGAACGGCGAGTTCCACACGTTCGTCCGGGATGGCCCGATTTTCGACGAGCCGGTGGACGTGACGACCGGTGAGACGGTCACGCGACCGGTCGGCGACGGCGAGTTTCACTACTGTGAACTGCTGGTACCGAACGAACCCGAACCGTGA